Genomic window (Drosophila ananassae strain 14024-0371.13 chromosome 3L, ASM1763931v2, whole genome shotgun sequence):
AACGGTGGTGTGATTGTAGAGTCCTTGGGCCATCAGCTGGAGGGCCAATGGATTCTTGGAGCCGGTGGACTTCTTGATCTTGGCCCGCTTATTCTGGAACCAGATCTTGATCTGGGCCTCATTCAGGCCCAATTCGGAGCTCAGTTGCTGGCGTCGGCGCTCGGTCAGATAGCGATTCTCGTTGAACTCCCGCTGTAAATAGAAGAGGATGGAATTCCGGATGAGTTTCAGATGACATTAGAGAGCCCTAAACCCCAGGTAGGGtaaggaaaatcaattatttGCGGTTGCTTGGACTGAGCGTGTCAAATTGGTTAAGTACGGAGACAGGATGCAGTCGGTAGgagcaggatatgctcctaaCAGCAGGCAGTCAGGTCAGTCCCGGCACAAGTAATGTGTGTAAATATTTTGGTGAAAATATGACACAACAATGGATTTTGGAAGGATATTGGATGCTTACCTTGAGGCGGGCCAATTGTTCGCTGGAGAAGGCGGTGCGTGGTCGCTTCTCGTCGTTGGTCTTGTCCTTTGGCTGTTTGGGGCGGCGGTAGCGAGGTCCTGCAATGCgaaagagagaaaaaatataaaagttaGTCTTGGCGGTATTTGCATAAAATGTTCCACATactattaataatattaatgaTTTAATTAGCATATGTCTGGGGCGGAATGgcattcttttcttttctttgcgTGCTGGCCGGGAAGTGTTCAATTTGTCAGCTGTCAGCGTTGGAAAGAAGTCCCGACCGCCTAACGAACGCCAAGGCATATTTTAAGCAAATGATTTCCATTTCTCCCCACCCCCCACTAGTTCCTAGGCACTCTAATTAGCAAGTTAGTCTCTAGAGACTCTAAGTCGGCTGGCAAAGTGCTTATTAGATTTCCACACATTGTTAATTATAATTGGTAAGTGGTAAGTGGTAAGTGGGAGATCACTTCGATTAAGAGAGTCTATATATACTATAGAGTGTAATCTCTGTGGAGCTATCAACGCCGCGGTTATGGGCTGCCAATCGATTGCATCGAcaccaaattaaaaaaccattgcCAGCCATAAAAAAACACTTAACTCGTCAATTAACACAACCGTCTAAGAGGAGAAAACTCTTccctctttctttctttttttttcagattcTTCCCCCCACTCTCGTCAATCGTCAGCGGGTTTTAGGGCTTCTGCTTGGCGTGTGTGCGTGACTTGTGACCTTCGACCTTCGATCCGAGGATCAGAGCAGTTGGAACTCCCACTCCCCTTGTCGGCGATAAGAAAACGCTGCCTGTGCGCTACATGTTGTCACATAAAGTGTCGCTCTTCAAAAGGAGCGCAGCTCCTCACTGCGTGAGGCCCGGAATCgaatcggatcggatcggatggCTGGGAATATATTAGAACAGTAGACTCCGACTCTGACCCCGAATGGAGTCAGTTTCATTGCCATTGTCCGCGTGTCTCCTAATTGTTGCAGTGTCCTTCGGATTTATGACACAAAACAGAGCCATTTCAAAGGCCTGCCGCCGCTATTACGCTCCCCCAGGGTGGTCTTGAAACTTTCTTCCACTTTTtccttaaatattaaaaaaaagatgaaaataaatactaaCCTGAGCTGGGACGATCGCTGTAGCGGGTGCAGTAGACCCAGGCGGGCCACATCTCGTTCTTGCCACCTTCGGTGGTTGTGGATCCCGTCTCCGAGCGTGTATCATCCGAGGACTCCATACCAGAGTCCCGACTAACGGCGGAGGGCGGTGGAATCGGCTGGGGCTGTGGACTGCTGGCATTGGCCACAGCGGAGGTGGCTCCCATTCCCACTCCCACACCCAGGCGACTGCTGGGCGAGGAGTTGAGCGAACTGGAGGCCGAGGAGCAGCCGGAGGATGAGGAACTTGAACTGGTAGCTGTGGAGGAACTGGAACTGCTGATGGTGGAGGCGTTGGAGGCGGGCGGCGGGCTGGCCAGGCTGCTGGCACTGCTCAACGGTGGCTGGGTCATCGTGGGAACGGCCGGCTGACCGATCTGGGAGACCGCCTTGCACAGGCTGCCCAGAGCCGACTTCTCCGGGTTGGGCTCGCTCATCTTGGTCGGCGGCGGAATCACCGCATTGGCGGCACTCCGGCGCAGGCGGCTCTGGACGAGCTCCTCGTGTATCCTGGGATAGGCCACCGGATTGAA
Coding sequences:
- the LOC6495243 gene encoding segmentation polarity homeobox protein engrailed, with protein sequence MALEDRCSPQSAPSPPVVSSIPVTISALDMSHIHQQQQQMQHLHQLQQLQQLHQQQLAAGVFHHPAVAFDTAAAAAAAAAAAAAAAHAHAAALQQRLSGSGSPASCSTPASSTPLTIKEEENDSVMGDGSFHNQTHTTNDEEDVEEEDDIDVDVDDTSSAGRLPPPAHQQQSTAKPSLAFSISNILSDRFGDAQKQGKQPDNQASIFRPFEAANRSQAATPSAFTRVDLLEFSRQQQAAAAAATAAMMIERANFLNCFNPVAYPRIHEELVQSRLRRSAANAVIPPPTKMSEPNPEKSALGSLCKAVSQIGQPAVPTMTQPPLSSASSLASPPPASNASTISSSSSSTATSSSSSSSGCSSASSSLNSSPSSRLGVGVGMGATSAVANASSPQPQPIPPPSAVSRDSGMESSDDTRSETGSTTTEGGKNEMWPAWVYCTRYSDRPSSGPRYRRPKQPKDKTNDEKRPRTAFSSEQLARLKREFNENRYLTERRRQQLSSELGLNEAQIKIWFQNKRAKIKKSTGSKNPLALQLMAQGLYNHTTVPLTKEEEELEMRMNGQIP